The segment TTGCGTCTGCTTCACGTGCCGCCATCTCCGCTGCACCAAACCCTTGGTTTCCTGCACAAGCCACGCCAGAACAACCAGCTTGGTGAAGTGTCCTCGCGTATCTTGAGATTCCTTGTAATGGTGTCGTATAAGCGCAAGCTTTCccttacaaaacaaaaattgtaaTAAAACAATGTTAGTATTATGTAACTGATAATAATATTGCTTTAAAATGAATTATCTTAACAACCTGCATAGTTTCCGATCATGGTCTCAGTGACATCAGAGTTAGGTCCAATCACGGCAACGGTACGGTGGCGCGTAGGAGAGAGTGGAAGAGAACGGCCATCATTTTTGAGAAGAACAATTCCTTGATGAGCCGCTTCAAGGGCTAAATGTTGATGGATTGGAGTACAAACATCTCTAGGCCCAAGATTAGCGTAAGGGCCAAGATTACCATCAAACATACCAAGCCTCATCTGGACCGTTATAGTATTGGTAAGTGCTAAATTAATGTCGTTCTCTGTCAACAATCCTTGCTTCACAGCTCCTTCAGTGAAGATTGCCAAAAACGGCCCACAATCCAAATCCAGACCTACAAAACGATATGATGTTTCTTTATCAAAATGATCAACAATCATTGTGCACATAACCGGTTCTAGACACATTAACATTGGTCTTGAACCCCcaaatttgtttaatttaatatatatgaatatagaCTCCTaaattgttataaaaatattatgaaaacttcTGCTAAACTATTTATGGCACCAAGAGGTCATTGAATTTTAACATCAACGGTGGAAAAAATAACTTACCAGCTTTAATTGAGGCAGCAGCGGCTTCTTCCGGAGTTGCCGTGTAGTGCTGCTGATTGAAGAAAACATCGACGGAGTCACAATCTGATACAATGTACCTGCATGCAGTGATAGTGTAAGTTGATGTGTGAGTAGTTATCAAATGAATATGAATCATTAACTATGATAACTATTGATCATCTTACCCGTTGAGTTGCCACTGACCACGAATAGTGTTCTTTAAGAGATTTTCATCAGCACAAGTTGGCTTTCCATTGACTTGATTGTACGAACACATAACACTCGCGACATTTCCGTCGTAAACACAAGCTCTGAATGGTACATTGTATGTGTCTTCTAAATCTTGTTGGGTGACCTATATCCATCATAAActtattaaataactaaacctAATAACTTACCTATTAGCTAtctatattaacataaacataTTATATACCTCAAGTTATACACATCATTCATGAGTTTTCTTTTagattatattatgttttgagTTTATTAGCTAAAGAAACGAATCTTTTATTTTGGTATGATATAGTTTaaagtatatattaatttgaagAACAAGATAAAAGACAAGTAGGTTTGTCCTAGGTCCACATGACCAATAAGGATAAGATTCTCAACTACTGTAACATAAGACTACGCATATGCCACATCGCTCAAAGTCACGCTGCCTATTGGCTTATTAGCTGGTATATAATGTTAGGCAAGTGTTTTGTTTGTGTCAATATCGTTAGTCGTTAGTTATTTATAGTTCCGTAGATATGATCTATATTCGGAACTGAACGAATCTGAACATGAAACGAGATAAAAGACGATAAGCCTTGCAAGAAAACGAATCCAGTCGCATCTTATAAGTAATAACGTGGAGCtataataaataacataaaatagaaaatagctTGCTAATTTGAGgaaatatataaacttatatGTTTCAGCAgaaaatacaatttattttaatcttttctattttttctaaaCAGAAACACTGAAACACTATTAACTTAAGACCAATAAGATGCAAGAAAAACAGAGACTCACGGTACTCTTTTATTTCCAGACAATTATAAGCCTTATAATGTCTAAATACTAATTTTAAGAAGTCTGGCTTTCTTTGACCAACAAAGAAGCAAAATTAAGCACTTGTTTCTAAATTCTTATCaattacaaaaattaaacattaagTCAAAACTTCAAAACGCACATGAATATTgttagatataaatatatacaaatgttTTTAAGGTTACCTTTGCGTTGAAATGGAAACGGTCGACGCCATTCCAGTTATCAAGATCATAAGCAGTGTAATGCTTGCAACATGCAGCGACTTTGAGGCGGCTGGGGCCGTTTCCCTGAAGTCCCCGGACGTAGCTGGCGGCGTATTTTCCGACGACAACAGGATCTTCTCCTGGAGTTTCCTGGCCACGGCCCCACCGTGGGTCCCTCAGTATATTCACATTTGGGCTCCAATACGTCAAACCGGCAACGCCTCCGTTGTACATAGCTCTTGCCTCATCGGACACcaccttttatttattttaaaccatGACAATtcgttgttcaaaaaaaaaaaaaacccatgacaattctaattatatatttcttcatacacctttgtttttgttgaaaagaaatatatattctcCAGTccgtatataaaatatattttttattcactGGTGGTTATAGCTAACTTGCCCACAATCGTATTATCCATGGCGTATAATGTATGAAACCTGTAAGGAACATAATCATATCTATCCATTTTTCTAGCATACAATACATGTCTGACTTATATTCATGTCGTAGTCTGATAAAAAATCATCTGAATTATAAATTTCaaggaaataaataaaatacacgAATATAGAGCATCCCGCTAATCAGATTCTAGTGTACTGCCAGCTACGATGGCGATGTCAAtgtcgtttttttttgtgaaaaaagtGTCAATGTCGTTTTTTCACGTAAAGAACTCACAAAATTTATAATTCTCATTTTTCTAAAATGTATATTCTataatttacataatataaaatattaataatttaaataatattcctAGTTTATTCTCACCCGTCCTATCTCTTCCCATAGAGACTGGTTGAAAGAAGCTGCGGTGGTGATGACCTGAGGAAAGCTGGTGGCACCGGGAAACGCACCACCGAACTTAGCTCCGGGGCCAACGTCAGAAACGCCGTGGAGAGCCTCGGACCACCACTCATAGCCTCCAATACCGAGGCGTGGCACAGCGGCGGCATTGTTGACGAGGAGGCGGATCTTCTCCTGCAAGGTGAGCCGTCCAATCAAGTCTTGAACCCTCACGCGGACCGGTAGATTGACCTGACAGAACCGGAGTGTCCGGGTTAACTCATTTGCCGGGTCGCATGCAAACAATGGCCGAAGTGATTCTGATGAGTGAACCAAACATAAGAGAAATACAAGTGTAACTACGACTTTGTTGCCGATTAATAATTCTCTGTTATTACAAGACATcttatatatttgtgttttgtgTATGCGTGTGTTGATTATATGTAACATATGTGATGTTTGTTATTATAGTTTCGTGGGAAAGAAAGCGAATGGGGTATTTATAGATAAGTCTTTAAGTTAAGTCTTCTTAGCCAAATTGATTACAAAGGATAAGAGACTCTTGCTGTGAACAAAGAATTAGATAAAGATACAAAAGATCAAGTTGAACAGGTTACGGAAAAGAGATGTATATAAATCTCggagtttttttttgggggggtaaaaatgattaaatatatttaatagattgttttcctctttttttctaaaacgtgaGTTTCTTTTTCCTTTCTAAACAGTCCACTAAAAAATACTAATGATGGTAGAATTATAACATCAGTTTCATCGTAACTTAGAGAAATCAGATATCACATCCACTACATATCTTAAAGGTAATAATTTATAAAGGACTTTGGTAGTCTAAAGAAACTAGGATGTAGATTAAGGACGCCTCACCAAATTCGGTCCTCACATATCTAGATTAATAAAAGTTGCAACACGGTAGATCCGTACACCGTTACACCACTATCACCTTGTGTTTAGTCACttaaaatgttcaaaaaatcaacaaatctata is part of the Brassica rapa cultivar Chiifu-401-42 chromosome A09, CAAS_Brap_v3.01, whole genome shotgun sequence genome and harbors:
- the LOC103837284 gene encoding beta-D-xylosidase 1, producing MLHIINTRIHKTQIYKMSCNNRELLIGNKVVVTLVFLLCLVHSSESLRPLFACDPANELTRTLRFCQVNLPVRVRVQDLIGRLTLQEKIRLLVNNAAAVPRLGIGGYEWWSEALHGVSDVGPGAKFGGAFPGATSFPQVITTAASFNQSLWEEIGRVVSDEARAMYNGGVAGLTYWSPNVNILRDPRWGRGQETPGEDPVVVGKYAASYVRGLQGNGPSRLKVAACCKHYTAYDLDNWNGVDRFHFNAKVTQQDLEDTYNVPFRACVYDGNVASVMCSYNQVNGKPTCADENLLKNTIRGQWQLNGYIVSDCDSVDVFFNQQHYTATPEEAAAASIKAGLDLDCGPFLAIFTEGAVKQGLLTENDINLALTNTITVQMRLGMFDGNLGPYANLGPRDVCTPIHQHLALEAAHQGIVLLKNDGRSLPLSPTRHRTVAVIGPNSDVTETMIGNYAGKACAYTTPLQGISRYARTLHQAGCSGVACAGNQGFGAAEMAAREADATVLVMGLDQSIEAETRDRTGLLLPGYQQDLVTRVAQASKGPVVLVLMSGGPIDVSFAKNNPRVAAIIWAGYPGQAGGAAIADIIFGAVNPGGKLPMTWYPQDYVVKVPMTLMAMRASGDYPGRTYRFYKGRVVFPFGFGLSYTTFTHSLAQNPLAQLSVSPYKLNSAIFNSSSNSIKVSHANCETFPKMPIHVEVSNTGEFDGTHTVFVFAEPPRNGIKGLGVNKQLIAFEKVHVTAGAKRTVQVDVDACKHLGVVDEYGKRRIPMGEHKLHIGDLKHTILVQPQL